Part of the Pantoea eucalypti genome is shown below.
TGCATCATCAATAGTAATCCGGTATTCGTAATTTACCATCACTGGCCCTCGTTCATGACGGATATCCAGTGCAGGCGCATTAACGCCATCGCCAACCATATCGAGATTGAGATCGGGATCCTGATCGAGACGCCAGCGCCAGACGGTGCTGCTGGCGAGCACCATCCCCAGCGCGGCGACGCAGAGCGACAGCGGAATGCCGAAGTGCGAGGCGAGCTGTCCCCAGAGGGCGCTGCCTGCGGTCATCGATCCAAAGAACACTGTCAGATAGACCGCCAGCGCACGCGCTTTCACCCATTTCGCGGCGCTCCGCTGTGCGCCAAGATTCAGCGTCGACAGCACCGCGATCCAGGCAAAGCCGGTGAAGAACTCAAAGGCATTGAGTAGCCAGAAGTGCCGCACAAAGGCCAGCGCCAGCATGGTCATGGCGAAGAGAAGACTGGCGAGCACCATCAGGCGATCGGAGCTTAAGTGACGACGCAAACGCGGCAGCAGCACAGCGCCGGTAATCGCGCCGACACCGATGCAGGCCAGCATGATGCCGTAGCCGCCAGGGCCGAGGCCCAGTTCACGACGTGCCACCAGCGGCAGCAATGCCCAGCCCGCGCTGCCAAACAGGAAAAACGAGAAGGTTCGCACCAGTACGTTACGCAAGACCGGTGCCGCATGAACGTAGCGAAGACCGGCCCGTACCGCCGGGTAGAAGTGTTCGGGCGGAAGACGCTGGACGCTTGGCTCCGCTTTCCAGCGCCAGAGCACCCAGGTGACACCCAGCACCGATAGTGCATTAAGCAGGAAGACCATCCAGGGGCCGGCGAACGACAGGATCAGGCCACCCAGTGCCGGTCCGATAGCGCGACTGATATTAATGCCCAGGGAGTTAAGAGCAATGGCAGGCCCGAGCTCCGGTTTGGTCACCAGATCCGGCACGATCGCCTGGAACGGCGGCGAACTCATGGCGGCACCCGCGCTCAGCAAAAAGGCAGCGCCCAGCAGCACGCCGGGTGTCACATGACCGGTCCAGGCCAGTACGGTCAGCCCGGCGGCGGCGGTAAACGTCCACAGTTGGGAAAACAGCAAATATTTACGGCGGTCAACGATGTCCGCCATCACCCCGGAGGGCAGTGCAAAGAGAAACATCGGCAGGCTGCTGGCTGCCTGCACCAGCGCCACGGCCAGAGGATCGGCACTCAGCGTCAGCATGGTCCAGTTCACGCCGACATCATTCATCCATGATCCGATATTTGAAACCACAGTGGCGATCCATAACATACGGAACACCGGCTGACGCAGTGGCTGTAACGGCGAAACCTCATTAGTGGGCCGCACATCAGGCTGTTCCTGCTCAACCTGATGAATATCATTAACCTGTGCCATAACGCCTCCCCTTAGGTTTCGCTGCGCCGATGCGCCAGCCACCTGGCCCGGTCAGCGCCAGCGTGGTAAAGATAATCAGCAGCAGCCAGCCGAACTGGCCTTCCGCCAGTGACCAGCCAGGGTGGACTACCAGCATTGCAACCAGCAGTACCGCGATAATCGGCAGGCAGGCAATCCGGCTTCCCCAGCCGATAATAATGAAAATCGGGCAGATGACTTCCGCCACGATAGCGGGCAGCAGGCTCATCATCGGTCCCAGCCCGAAGGGATCTTCGATGCGCGTCAGTTCTTCGCTGAAATGCAGAATTTTCGGCAGCCCATGTGCCTGTAACAACAGCAGGCTGCCGGTCAGGCGCAGGAAGAACAGCCCCGCGTTGATGCGGGGCGAAAGAGCGATAGCATAGTTCATGATTAAAACGCGAAGCAGCTGCAGCCGAGCGCGCCCCAGAAGGCGTTATCTTCGGCAACGGGTACGCTGGATCCACGGGCGATCTCATGCGAGTGGCGATGAACACCGCACGGGCCGCTGCAGTGGTGGACGGCGGGCATCATGCCTGCACGGCTCTGCGCAACCGGCGGAGCACTGCGATAGTGACCCGGCACATTTACCACCGGTGACCACTCCGGCAGGATCGGAATCGCAGGCGGCGCATCTGCGCTGAACGATCCGGCGGCATAGACGATATTGCCATCCACCACGGTCAGCACTGACTCAATGCCTTTGATCTCCTCTTCCGGGACGCTGAAAAAGTCTTTACTCAGCACCGCCAGGTCCGCCAGTTGTCCAATCTTAAGCTGGCCTTTTTTGCCTTGCTCGCTGGAGAACCAGGCGCTGCCCTGCGTCCAGAGCATCAGCGCCGTTTCACGATCAAGGCGGGCACTGACATCATACATCTGCATGCCGCCCACGGTGCGGCCAGAAACCAGCCAGTAGAGCGCGGTCCAGGGGTTGTAGCTGGCAACGCGAGTCGCATCGGTGCCCAGCCCGACCGGCACGCCGGTCTCCAGCATTTTCTGAACCGGCGGGGTATGGCGGGTGGCTTCTATGCCGTAGCGCTCAGCAAAGTATTCACCCTGGAACGCCATGCGATGCTGCACGGCAATGCCACCGCCCAACTCTTTAATGCGATCGATATTACGCTGAGTAATGGTTTCCGCATGGTCAAAGAACCAGTGCAGGCCATTGAACGGAATATCACGATTCACTTTTTCGAACACATCCAGCATCCGGCTGATCGACTCGTCATAGGTCGCATGCAGACGGAAAGGCCAGCGATGCTCAACCAGATGACGCACCACGCGCTCCAGCTCGTCTTCCATGCCAGGGGCTAAATCCGGACGAGGCTCCAGGAAATCTTCGAAGTCAGCTGCCGAGAAGACCAGCATTTCCCCTGCGCCGTTGTGACGGAAATAGTCGCTGCCCTGACCTGGCGTCAGCATGTCCGTCCACTTTTCAAAATCTTCCAGCTCATGGCCCGGACGCTGCGTGAAAAGGTTGTAGGCGATACGCAGCGTCATCTGCTTTTTCTGATGCAGCTCAGCAATCACTTCGTAATCTTCGGGATAGTTCTGGAAGCCGCCGCCCGCATCAATGGCGCTGGTCAGACCCAGACGGTTCAGCTCACGCATAAACTGGCGGGTGGAGTTGACCTGCTGTTCCAGCGGCAGTTTCGGTCCTTTCGCCAGCGTGGCGTAGAGGATCATTGCATTAGGGCGGGCGATCAGCAGACCGGTGGGATTGCCGTTGCTGTCGCGCTGGATTTCGCCACCCGGCGGGTTTGGCGTCTCTTTGGTGTAGCCCACCACTTTCAGAGCGGCGCGATTGAGCAGGGCGCGGTCATAGAGGTGCAGCACGAAAACCGGCGTGTCCGGTGCTGCTTCGTTGATCTCATCCAGCGTCGGCATCCGGCGCTCGGCAAACTGGAATTCAGTCCAGCCTCCCACTACGCGAACCCACTGCGGCGAAGGGGTACGCAGCGCCTGCTCTTTCAGCATCCGCAGCGCATCCGCAACCGATGGCACGCCTTCCCAGCGCAGTTCAAGGTTGTAATTCAGCCCCCCGCGAATCAGATGCAGGTGTGAATCGTTCAGGCCGGGCACGGCCGTGCGGCCCTTAAGATCGACCACTTTGGTGCCGTCGCAGTGAAATTCCATCGCCTCTGCCAGCGTGCCGACCGCCACGAACTTGCCATCGCGAATCGCAACCGCTTCTGCCACTGGATTACTGCGGTCAACGGTATGAAATTTGCCATGGGTCAGTATCAGTTCTGCTTTACCGAGCGTAACCATAGATGCTCCTCATCGGGGGTGTCCGGCTTAGTGCGGGACAGGAAGTGCCGCAGATAACAGGGCACGAATAAGCCGGATTATGGTGAGCAGGCTAACGGGGCGTCTAGTTATACAGAGGGATACCTATACCTTCGTATAGTTATACGCAGAGATAATAGTTTGCTGTTGCAGGTCGCTCTACACTGCGACCAGACAGCCAGCAGCAGGGCGATAAACCTGCACTGACCGTCATTTTGCACACGCCGGTTGGCGGAAATTTCGTTACATAACCTCTATGGGTGAACGCATGTCCAACGCTAAGCTTGAAGTCCTCACGCCACATAACAGCCAGATCATCTTCATTGACCAGCAGCCGCAGATGGCCTTTGGGGTGCAATCCATCGATCGCCAGGTGCTGAAAAACAACACCGTTGCGCTGGCGAAGGCGGCGAAAGTCTTCAGTATCCCCACCATCATCACCACGGTAGAAACCGAAAGCTTCTCGGGTCACACCTATCCGGAGTTACTGGATGTGTTTCCAGGGCTGGATATTCTGGAACGCAGCTCAATGAACTCCTGGGATGATCAGAAAGTGCGTGATGCGCTGGCCGCAAACGGGAAGAAAAAAGTCGTGGTTTCTGGCCTCTGGACCGAAGTGTGCAACAACAGTTTTGCGCTCTGCGCGATGCTGGAAGGCGGCTACGAAATCTACATGGTGGCAGACGCGTCTGGCGGCACGACTAAAGAGGCACACGACTACGCGATGCAGCGCATGATTCAGGCGGGTGTGGTGCCGGTAACCTGGCAGCAGGTGATGCTGGAATGGCAACGTGACTGGGCCAATCGTGACACTTATGATGCGGTGATGAACATCGCCAAAGAACATTCAGGTGCTTACGGCATTGGTGTCGATTACGCCTACACCATGGTGCATAAAGCACCATCACGTCAGAAAAGTGAACACCGTACCCTGGCGCCGGTTCACGCACCGATACGCTAAGGCATCCAGCTGATCGGCGGAAAATCGCCGATCAGCTGAGTGGCATAACAGGAGCTGGTCATGAATCCTCTACTTGTTTCCCTGGCTGCCGGGGTGCTTATTGGCCTGCTATATGGCCTGCTAAAGGTGCGGTCACCGGCACCGCCCGCGATTGCGCTGCTGGGTCTGCTGGGGATGCTGTTGGGTGGGGCGCTGGTGCATG
Proteins encoded:
- a CDS encoding MFS transporter; this encodes MAQVNDIHQVEQEQPDVRPTNEVSPLQPLRQPVFRMLWIATVVSNIGSWMNDVGVNWTMLTLSADPLAVALVQAASSLPMFLFALPSGVMADIVDRRKYLLFSQLWTFTAAAGLTVLAWTGHVTPGVLLGAAFLLSAGAAMSSPPFQAIVPDLVTKPELGPAIALNSLGINISRAIGPALGGLILSFAGPWMVFLLNALSVLGVTWVLWRWKAEPSVQRLPPEHFYPAVRAGLRYVHAAPVLRNVLVRTFSFFLFGSAGWALLPLVARRELGLGPGGYGIMLACIGVGAITGAVLLPRLRRHLSSDRLMVLASLLFAMTMLALAFVRHFWLLNAFEFFTGFAWIAVLSTLNLGAQRSAAKWVKARALAVYLTVFFGSMTAGSALWGQLASHFGIPLSLCVAALGMVLASSTVWRWRLDQDPDLNLDMVGDGVNAPALDIRHERGPVMVNYEYRITIDDAHAFTVCMQDMRRVRRRGGAINWSLYEDILQPGIFVETFVVGSWVEHLRQKERYTINDKKIERRVFAFHQGENLPEVRYLVAPV
- a CDS encoding DoxX family protein, which translates into the protein MNYAIALSPRINAGLFFLRLTGSLLLLQAHGLPKILHFSEELTRIEDPFGLGPMMSLLPAIVAEVICPIFIIIGWGSRIACLPIIAVLLVAMLVVHPGWSLAEGQFGWLLLIIFTTLALTGPGGWRIGAAKPKGRRYGTG
- a CDS encoding amidohydrolase gives rise to the protein MVTLGKAELILTHGKFHTVDRSNPVAEAVAIRDGKFVAVGTLAEAMEFHCDGTKVVDLKGRTAVPGLNDSHLHLIRGGLNYNLELRWEGVPSVADALRMLKEQALRTPSPQWVRVVGGWTEFQFAERRMPTLDEINEAAPDTPVFVLHLYDRALLNRAALKVVGYTKETPNPPGGEIQRDSNGNPTGLLIARPNAMILYATLAKGPKLPLEQQVNSTRQFMRELNRLGLTSAIDAGGGFQNYPEDYEVIAELHQKKQMTLRIAYNLFTQRPGHELEDFEKWTDMLTPGQGSDYFRHNGAGEMLVFSAADFEDFLEPRPDLAPGMEDELERVVRHLVEHRWPFRLHATYDESISRMLDVFEKVNRDIPFNGLHWFFDHAETITQRNIDRIKELGGGIAVQHRMAFQGEYFAERYGIEATRHTPPVQKMLETGVPVGLGTDATRVASYNPWTALYWLVSGRTVGGMQMYDVSARLDRETALMLWTQGSAWFSSEQGKKGQLKIGQLADLAVLSKDFFSVPEEEIKGIESVLTVVDGNIVYAAGSFSADAPPAIPILPEWSPVVNVPGHYRSAPPVAQSRAGMMPAVHHCSGPCGVHRHSHEIARGSSVPVAEDNAFWGALGCSCFAF
- a CDS encoding hydrolase → MSNAKLEVLTPHNSQIIFIDQQPQMAFGVQSIDRQVLKNNTVALAKAAKVFSIPTIITTVETESFSGHTYPELLDVFPGLDILERSSMNSWDDQKVRDALAANGKKKVVVSGLWTEVCNNSFALCAMLEGGYEIYMVADASGGTTKEAHDYAMQRMIQAGVVPVTWQQVMLEWQRDWANRDTYDAVMNIAKEHSGAYGIGVDYAYTMVHKAPSRQKSEHRTLAPVHAPIR
- a CDS encoding DUF1427 family protein: MNPLLVSLAAGVLIGLLYGLLKVRSPAPPAIALLGLLGMLLGGALVHAVSPAQKPAIALLQPDVHPVSSLLRIS